The following coding sequences are from one Bufo bufo chromosome 2, aBufBuf1.1, whole genome shotgun sequence window:
- the UCHL1 gene encoding ubiquitin carboxyl-terminal hydrolase isozyme L1 — protein MALSPIEINPEMLNKLMKKLGVLPSIKFVDVLGFEQDYLKSFSHEACAVLLLFPLTPQHAEFRKKQDDEQKDKDPDAKVYFMKQTLENSCGIVGLIHAAASNKDKLSFDADSALKDFLDKSAAASPEDRAKLLEENEVLRSAHNSIAAEGHCRPNEDGVHFHFIVFTAVNGHLYELDGLTAKPIDHGATSEGALLEDSGKICKQFTERGQGDVRFSSVALVKAA, from the exons ATGGCGTTGTCACCTATTGAGATTAACCCTGAG ATGCTGAATAAA TTGATGAAGAAATTGGGCGTCTTGCCGAGCATCAAGTTTGTGGATGTCCTAGGGTTTGAGCAGGATTACCTGAAGTCCTTTTCCCATGAGGCCTGTGCGGTGCTGCTGCTCTTCCCACTCACTCCACAG CATGCAGAATTCAGGAAGAAGCAAGATGATGAACAGAAGGACAAGGATCCTGATGCCAAAGTATATTTCATGAAACAGACCCTTGAAAACTCTTGTGGAATAGTTGGGCTCATTCATGCTGCAGCTAGTAATAAAGACAAACTGAGTTTCG ATGCAGATTCTGCTTTGAAGGACTTCCTTGacaaatcagcagctgcctctccTGAAGACCGGGCCAAACTCCTGGAGGAAAATGAG GTCCTGCGGTCGGCACATAACTCCATTGCAGCTGAAGGACACTGCAGG ccTAATGAAGATGGAGTCCATTTCCACTTCATAGTGTTCACAGCTGTTAATGGGCATCTCTATGAGCTTG ATGGGTTAACTGCAAAGCCTATTGACCATGGTGCTACTTCTGAAGGTGCTTTACTGGAG GATTCTGGCAAGATCTGCAAGCAGTTCACAGAGCGGGGACAAGGCGATGTCCGTTTTTCATCTGTGGCTCTTGTCAAGGCTGCATAA